One genomic segment of Mobula hypostoma chromosome 2, sMobHyp1.1, whole genome shotgun sequence includes these proteins:
- the LOC134357632 gene encoding testis-specific serine/threonine-protein kinase 1-like, which translates to MDDGMVLKKRGYTLGVNLGEGSYAKVKSAYSERLKTNVAVKIIDRKKAPADFLEKFLPRELEILAMLNHRYIVKTFEIFETSDGKVYIIMELGVQGDLLEFIKTRGSLPDEVSRKMFRQLALAIKHCHELGVVHRDLKCENLLLDKDFNIKLSDFGFAKRCSIDDQGRPLLSKTFCGSAAYAAPEVLQGIPYQPKVYDVWSLGVILFIMVCGSMPYDDSNIKRMLRIQKEHRVDFPRSKVVPPECKELIYRMLHPDTSKRLTIEEVLEHPWLITSKMKDSSAPKKSEATSEKHGHKKEEKHNGKSEQKHDQKYQWELETGHEWVDTKHEAKHEWMNMKRDRAESKQEERAQEERAQAELEAHRTNRAEEGELKSEYKEGTKTGLKQDKSRTESVISGKLVDARVEPKSSRRKSRSLRASNEDQPDDSEVYPDQESLIDAQSKAELKKVSSKKSKSVEKKGKHSSKSRA; encoded by the coding sequence GGCCGTAAAGATCATTGATAGGAAAAAGGCACCTGCTGACTTTCTGGAGAAATTCCTACCCCGCGAGCTGGAGATCCTGGCCATGCTTAACCACCGCTACATCGTCAAAACCTTTGAAATTTTTGAGACTTCTGACGGGAAGGTTTACATTATCATGGAGCTGGGTGTGCAGGGAGACTTGTTGGAGTTCATCAAAACCAGGGGCTCCCTGCCGGACGAGGTGTCACGGAAGATGTTCCGGCAGCTGGCTCTAGCCATCAAGCATTGTCACGAACTGGGTGTGGTCCACCGGGACCTCAAGTGTGAGAACCTCCTCCTAGATAAGGACTTCAATATCAAACTCTCTGACTTCGGCTTCGCCAAGCGGTGCAGTATTGATGACCAAGGGAGACCCCTGCTCAGTAAAACCTTCTGCGGCTCTGCAGCGTATGCAGCTCCTGAGGTTCTACAAGGGATCCCTTACCAGCCCAAAGTGTATGATGTCTGGAGCCTTGGGGTGATCCTTTTCATCATGGTGTGTGGATCAATGCCGTACGATGACTCCAATATCAAAAGGATGCTCAGGATACAGAAGGAACACAGAGTAGATTTCCCTCGATCGAAGGTGGTGCCTCCTGAATGCAAAGAGCTGATCTACCGCATGCTCCACCCGGACACCAGTAAGCGTCTCACCATTGAAGAGGTGTTGGAGCATCCCTGGCTCATCACCAGCAAGATGAAAGACTCTTCTGCGCCCAAAAAATCGGAGGCGACCTCGGAGAAGCATGGGCACAAGAAGGAGGAGAAGCACAATGGGAAAAGCGAGCAAAAGCACGACCAGAAGTACCAGTGGGAGCTCGAAACGGGGCACGAATGGGTTGACACGAAGCACGAGGCAAAGCATGAGTGGATGAACATGAAGCGAGACAGGGCAGAGAGCAAGCAGGAGGAGCGAGCTCAGGAGGAGCGAGCTCAGGCCGAGCTCGAAGCCCACCGCACaaacagggctgaagaaggggagcTGAAATCAGAGTACAAGGAAGGGACCAAGACCGGGTTGAAGCAGGACAAGTCCAGAACAGAAAGCGTGATTAGTGGCAAACTAGTGGACGCCAGAGTGGAGCCGAAAAGCAGCCGCCGCAAATCTCGGAGCTTGAGAGCAAGCAACGAGGATCAGCCCGATGACAGCGAAGTTTACCCTGACCAGGAGAGCCTGATTGATGCACAGAGCAAAGCCGAGCTGAAAAAAGTTAGTTCCAAAAAGTCAAAATCTGTGGAAAAGAAGGGCAAACATTCAAGCAAATCCCGTGCCTAG